From the genome of Streptomyces spinoverrucosus:
CGCGGGGAGCGTCGCGGCGATGTTCCGCACGATCCGCAGGGCGTGGGCGTCGTCCTCCGCGAGGTGGTCGGTGACACCGGACACGCGCGCGTGCACCTCGCCGCCGCCGAGCTCCTCGGCGGTGACGACCTCGCCGGTGGCGGCCTTCACCAGTGGGGGGCCGCCGAGGAAGATCGTCCCCTGGTTCCGCACGATCACGGCCTCGTCGCTCATCGCCGGGACGTACGCCCCGCCGGCCGTGCAGGAGCCGAGGACGGCGGCGATCTGGGGGATGCGGGCGGCGGACATCCGGGCCTGGTTGTAGAAGATCCGCCCGAAGTGCTCCCGGTCCGGGAAGACCTCGTCCTGCATGGGCAGGAAGGCGCCGCCCGAGTCGACGAGGTAGAGACAGGGCAGCCGGTTCTCCAGGGCGACTTCCTGGGCGCGCAGATGCTTCTTCACCGTCATCGGGTAGTACGTCCCGCCCTTGACGGTCGCGTCGTTGGCGACGACGACGCACTCCCGCCCGCTCACCCGCCCGATGCCGGCGATGACACCGGCGGCGGGGGCCTGGCCGTCGTACATCCCGTCGGCGGCGAGCGGGGCCAGCTCCAGGAAGGGCGAGCCGGGGTCGAGAAGGGTGTCGACGCGGTCGCGCGGCAACAGCTTCCCGCGCGCGGTGTGCCGGGCGCGGGCCTTCTCACCCCCGCCGAGCCGGGCGGCGGCGAGCTTGGCGCGCAGCTCCTCGACGAGCGCGAGGTGCGCTGCCTCGTTGGCCCGCCAAGCCTCCGACGCGGGGTCTGCCGCGCTGTGCAGCTCCGGTGCCTGGTCCATCCTGCGGTCCCCTCACTTTGTTAATGAGCGTTAACGCATTTCCTCCAGGTTAACGACCGCTAACCTCGCTGTCTAGAATTGCTTCCATGGCCATGCGAACCGACGCCCCCACCCGCCGCGAGCAGATCCTCAAGGAAGCCGCCCGACTCTTCGCCGAGCGCGGCTTCCATGGCGTCGGCGTGGACGAGATAGGTGCCGCGGTCGGCATCAGCGGCCCCGGCCTCTACCGGCACTTCCCGGGCAAGGACGCGATGCTCGCCGAGCTGCTGGTGGGCATCAGCGGCCAGCTCCTGACCGGTGGGAAGCGCCGGGTCGCGGAGGCGGACGGGGATCCCGAGGCGGTCCTCGACTCGCTCATCGAGGGCCATATCGACTTCGCGCTCGACGACCGCCCGCTCATCACCCTGCACGACCGGGAGCTGGACCGCCTCCGGGACAGCGACCGCAAGCTGGTGCGGCAGCTGCAGCGGCAGTACGTCGAGCTGTGGGTGGAGGTGGTGCGTCAGGTGTACCCGGCCCTGTCCGAGCCGACGGCTCGTTCGGCGGTCCACTCGGTCTTCGGTCTGCTGAACTCGACGCCGCATCTGGGGCGTCCGGGGTCCTTGCCGGGGCGGGGGGCTACGGCGGAGTTGTTGCATCGGATGGCGCGGGGGGCGTTCGGGGCGGTGGGTTCGTAGGCGCGGTGGGCCTTCGTTCGTCTGCGGCGCCGTCGTGGCTGGTCGCGCCCACCCGGCGGAGCCGGGAAATAGATACAGCCTCGCGCCCCTTCAGGGGCGTCGCCGCAACCCGTGGAGGCAGGATGCCGGTCGTCTGTGTCGTTGCCGTCCTCGTCGTCGCGAATCTCGTCAACAACTGGCTCCTGCGCGGTCCCGTTGCGTACGTCCTGACCTGTGTCGTCGCGACGGTCGTCCTGCTGCTGATCGCCCGCTGGGACGGGCTCACCCGGGCCGAGCTGGGAGTCGACGCGGCGGGGGTGCGGCGAGGGCTGCGGTGGGCGCCCGTTCTCGTCGGTGGCGTTCTCGTCGTCTGTCTGCTGCTTCTCGCCGTACCGGCCGGACGGGCCGTGTTCCAGGACGCCAGGGCCGCCGGTCTGACCAGCGGGGAGTTGCTCTGGAACGTTCTCGTGCGCGTACCTCTCGGCACCGTGCTGCTGGAGGAGACCGCCTTCCGGGGTGTGCTGTGGGCCATGATCCGGCGTCGGCACGGCACGGCGTGGGCGACCGCCGGCTCCTCGGTGCTCTTCGGCCTGTGGCACGTGCTGCCCTCCCGTGGCCTCAACCGCTCCAACGCCGCCGTGGGGACGGCGTTCGGAAGCGGTCCTGCGGACGCGGCGGTGACCGTCGCGGTGGCCGTCGTCGCCATGGTCGCCGCCGGGGCGGTCCTGTGCGAACTGCGCCGCCGCTCCGGCAGCCTGCTGGCGCCCGCCGCGCTGCACTGGGCGATCAACGGCTTCGGCTACGCCCTTTCCTGGGCGGTACCTCGCTGGTGGCCCGCCGCGTGACGAGCGTTACCCGCCGACCGGTCTGGACTCGGCTTCGTACTCACCGGTACGGTAGGTGAGCAAGCGCTTAGACATGTACCCGTGGAGGTGGCGGCGTGCGCCGTACGGTGTTCAACGAGGATCACGAGGCGTTCCGGGAGACCCTGCGCGCCTTCATCGAGGCCGAGGTCGTGCCCGTCTACGACGAGTGGTTCGCCGCCGGCCAGGCGCCGCGCGAGTTCTACTACAAGCTCGGTGAGCTGGGCATCTTCGGCATCAACGTGCCCGAGGAGTTCGGCGGCGCGGGCCTGGACAGCCACAAGTTCGAGGCCGTCCTCTACGAGGAGACCGCCCGCGCGGGTGTCCAGTTCGGCGGCTCCGGCGTGCACGT
Proteins encoded in this window:
- a CDS encoding carboxyl transferase domain-containing protein, whose translation is MDQAPELHSAADPASEAWRANEAAHLALVEELRAKLAAARLGGGEKARARHTARGKLLPRDRVDTLLDPGSPFLELAPLAADGMYDGQAPAAGVIAGIGRVSGRECVVVANDATVKGGTYYPMTVKKHLRAQEVALENRLPCLYLVDSGGAFLPMQDEVFPDREHFGRIFYNQARMSAARIPQIAAVLGSCTAGGAYVPAMSDEAVIVRNQGTIFLGGPPLVKAATGEVVTAEELGGGEVHARVSGVTDHLAEDDAHALRIVRNIAATLPARGALPWEVRPATEPKVDPYGLYGAVPADPRTPYDVREIIARVVDGSRFAEFKAEFGQTLVTGFARIHGHPVGIIANNGILFSESAQKGAHFIELCDQRGIPLLFLQNISGFMVGRDYEAGGIAKHGAKMVTAVATTRVPKLTVVVGGSYGAGNYSMCGRAYSPRFLWMWPNAKISVMGGEQAASVLATVKRDQMEGRGEDWPLDEEEAFKAPVRAQYERQGNAYYATARLWDDGVIDPLQTRQVVGLALTACANAPLGDPQFGVFRM
- a CDS encoding SACE_7040 family transcriptional regulator gives rise to the protein MAMRTDAPTRREQILKEAARLFAERGFHGVGVDEIGAAVGISGPGLYRHFPGKDAMLAELLVGISGQLLTGGKRRVAEADGDPEAVLDSLIEGHIDFALDDRPLITLHDRELDRLRDSDRKLVRQLQRQYVELWVEVVRQVYPALSEPTARSAVHSVFGLLNSTPHLGRPGSLPGRGATAELLHRMARGAFGAVGS
- a CDS encoding CPBP family intramembrane glutamic endopeptidase is translated as MPVVCVVAVLVVANLVNNWLLRGPVAYVLTCVVATVVLLLIARWDGLTRAELGVDAAGVRRGLRWAPVLVGGVLVVCLLLLAVPAGRAVFQDARAAGLTSGELLWNVLVRVPLGTVLLEETAFRGVLWAMIRRRHGTAWATAGSSVLFGLWHVLPSRGLNRSNAAVGTAFGSGPADAAVTVAVAVVAMVAAGAVLCELRRRSGSLLAPAALHWAINGFGYALSWAVPRWWPAA